The following coding sequences lie in one Ostrea edulis chromosome 8, xbOstEdul1.1, whole genome shotgun sequence genomic window:
- the LOC130049219 gene encoding multiple epidermal growth factor-like domains protein 11, giving the protein MFVVRGLCFSGIETMEILLKILCVGLAVIPVSCFVNLAQMTEYGGQASQSSTYPDQPWTADKAVDGYLQHDNNESTCSFTKDFTSPTAWWKFSWRKTANVAYLEIYFRNRSAGVHVGFSVFVFNYPGFTPTSYSPNKVFTQGSSPCPTPVLNVTVNKATTGIALFNTKKPPVVTNCKGYRYGHPYATIETCEVKIMGCPYGHFGENCSRCGLCQDRLCDVFNGSCIQGCSTHVMDPPLCIHCKNGFYGRNCRETCGKCRTRTRCDDVTGTCPAGCQDHWSGPKCDMCQDGVYGSDCTLPCGQCRHGSDCEKTTGICTEGCQGKWSGTKCDARIENCRKQN; this is encoded by the exons ATGTTTGTTGTGCGTGGTTTGTGTTTTAGTGGGATCGAGACAATGGAGATTTTACTGAAGATACTTTGTGTTGGACTTGCTGTCATTCCAGTGTCCTGTTTCG TTAACCTTGCACAAATGACGGAATATGGAGGTCAGGCCTCCCAAAGTTCAACATATCCCGATCAGCCCTGGACTGCAGACAAAGCAGTGGACGGATACCTTCAGCATGATAACAATGAATCTACCTGTAGTTTTACTAAGGACTTTACATCACCAACAGCATGGTGGAAATTTTCTTGGAGGAAAACAGCAAACGTTGCATACTTGGAGATTTATTTTAGGAATAGAT CTGCCGGTGTACATGTCGGGTTTTCCGTTTTCGTCTTCAATTACCCTGGTTTTACTCCAACGTCAtattctcccaataaagtatttACTCAGGGATCATCACCGTGTCCTACCCCTGTTCTGAATGTCACAGTCAATAAAGCTACCACAGGGATAGCGCTGTTCAACACGAAGAAACCGCCTGTAGTAACAAACTGTAAAGGATATCGATATGGTCATCCATATGCTACCATTGAAACATGTGAAGTCAAAATAATGG GTTGCCCGTATGGACATTTCGGCGAAAACTGCTCACGATGTGGACTTTGTCAGGACAGATTGTGTGACGTATTTAACGGATCCTGTATCCAGGGATGCAGTACCCACGTGATGGATCCTCCTCTCTGTATCC ATTGTAAGAATGGTTTTTATGGAAGAAACTGTAGAGAGACCTGTGGGAAATGTCGTACCAGAACACGTTGTGATGACGTCACGGGCACCTGTCCAGCAGGATGTCAAGATCACTGGTCCGGGCCTAAGTGTGACA TGTGTCAGGACGGTGTTTACGGGTCTGACTGCACATTACCGTGTGGACAATGTAGACACGGATCAGACTGTGAGAAGACAACCGGTATTTGTACAGAGGGGTGTCAGGGGAAGTGGAGTGGAACCAAATGTGACG caagaATCGAAAATtgtagaaaacaaaattaa
- the LOC130049755 gene encoding receptor-type tyrosine-protein phosphatase mu-like: MTSQPTALCYVRRSMTVVASNESNSQMDATSVWRAFSDSVARTHVDIVYKPLVHRRVDTVYEDVKRIGRVPDVMVCIQRFNKYRNVRKRQRSTSSELNTGVTSELNSNHIQEGRRRDTSGNSPGAPSNVQIPNVDGSLECGYYNLAYRGTDIVIDELQRCIATKTTGQNNIFLAEYKKLPPKDVRACCEAQKTENLDKNRFKSTLPYDHSRVVLKQRWSASDNDYINANYIKDTNGEKRYIATQGPRENTVEDFWRLIWQERVKDIVMLTNLMETGKKKCAKYWPDKDKHLSMGRCRVYLSDETIYAFHVVRKLTVERVDLTQRRTITQFHYTAWPDHDIPEELGLIQFHRYVSTRYRPGPPLLVHCSAGVGRSGTYIGLDSLLIQGKEKGRINVFEFVKQMRQDRMIMVQTPEQYVFLHRALHYGFQAKNTVISEHDLPAKAKSLLDESSPLNLQSLYNEYQFLETLIPVYKSEEKDLARTLENRAKNVDMEILPVSKFRPYLTTYVKGRNEYINAVIVPSFTNPTAFIITQKPLPDTEVDLWRLCVDHEVNVLVVLEGKIQENKWLPTKGLSRKCPPFIITAGNKETHTGGIILDSLQVTQDGDKKNLKVFQVPSRNEDALLKATELLLDREKTSLLTTIVMSKNGAGPAGLFCVLHNALQQLRMDGEVDIFTAVKQIQTRRPEIITKLEEYQQCYKLVARPASSGGIYANL, encoded by the exons atgacgtcacagcctaCTGCACTATGTTACGTACGTCGTTCAATGACGGTCGTAGCTAGCAATGAATCAAATTCACAGATGGATGCCACC aGTGTGTGGCGGGCTTTTTCGGATTCAGTTGCGAGAACCCATGTGGACATTGTGTACAAACCACTTGTACACAGGAGAGTGGACACTGTTTACGAGGATGTCAAGAGAATTGGGAGGGTGCCAGATGTGATGGTGTGTATCCAAAGATTTAATAA GTACCGGAACGTAAGAAAGAGACAAAGAAGTACAAGTAGTGAACTCAACACTGGTGTCACTTCTGAGCTGAACTCTAACCATATTCAAGAGGGCAGACGCAGAGATACCAGTG gaaactcGCCTGGCGCCCCATCCAACGTGCAGATACCCAATGTGGATGGCTCGTTGGAGTGTGGCTATTACAACTTAGCTTACAGAGGGACGGACATTGTCATCGATGAACTCCAGCGTTGTATAGCTACAAAAACCACGGGACAAAACAACATCTTCCTTGCGGAGTACAAG AAATTACCGCCGAAGGACGTCAGAGCTTGTTGTGAAGCACAGAAGACGGAAAACCTTGATAAGAACCGTTTCAAATCCACACTTCCTT ATGATCATTCGAGGGTTGTCCTAAAACAAAGGTGGAGCGCTTCCGACAACGATTATATCAATGCAAATTACATAAAG GACACAAATGGAGAAAAACGTTATATTGCAACACAAG GTCCAAGAGAAAATACAGTTGAAGATTTCTGGCGACTGATATGGCAAGAACGTGTAAAGGACATTGTTATGTTAACTAATCTGATGGAAACTGGAAAG AAAAAGTGTGCGAAGTATTGGCCGGATAAAGACAAACACCTGAGTATGGGTCGCTGTAGAGTATACCTGTCTGATGAAACGATCTATGCATTCCATGTGGTTCGAAAATTAACTGTTGAAAGAGTAGAT TTAACACAGAGGAGAACAATCACACAGTTCCACTATACGGCCTGGCCAGACCACGATATTCCTGAAGAGCTGGGATTGATTCAGTTCCACAGATATGTTAGCACTCGATACCGACCGGGTCCCCCTCTACTGGTACATTGCAG TGCCGGTGTTGGGAGATCTGGGACGTACATCGGTCTTGATTCTCTCTTAATTCAAGGAAAAGAAAAGGGGAGGATCAATGTTTTTGAGTTCGTAAAACAAATGAGACAGGACCGAATGATCATGGTCCAGACACCG GAACAATACGTGTTCTTACATAGAGCACTTCACTATGGATTTCAAGCAAAGAACACCGTGATATCCGAACACGATCTTCCGGCAAAAGCGAAGTCATTATTGGATGAGTCATCACCTTTGAATCTACAATCGTTGTATAACGAATATCag TTTCTAGAAACATTGATACCAGTTTACAAGAGTGAAGAAAAAGATCTCGCCAGAACCTTAGAAAATAGAGCCAAAAATGTCGACATGGAGATATTACCAG tGTCTAAATTCCGACCGTATCTGACCACCTACGTCAAAGGAAGAAACGAATACATCAATGCAGTTATTGTTCCa tCTTTCACAAATCCCACTGCGTTCATTATTACCCAGAAGCCCCTTCCTGACACGGAGGTGGATCTGTGGAGATTGTGTGTGGATCATGAAGTGAACGTCCTGGTTGTTTTAGAGGGGAAGATCCAG GAAAACAAATGGCTACCAACGAAAGGACTGTCACGAAAATGTCCACCATTCATCATAACTGCGGGAAACAAAGAAACTCACACTGGTGGTATTATATTGGATAGTCTTCAAGTTACACAGGAC GGAGATAAGAAGAACTTAAAAGTCTTCCAAGTACCGTCCAGAAATGAAGACGCCTTGCTGAAAGCCACGGAACTATTGTTAGACAGAGAGAAAACCAGCTTACTGACGACTATTGTAATGAGCAA GAATGGTGCCGGGCCAGCAGGATTATTCTGTGTTTTACATAACGCTCTACAACAGCTTCGTATGGACGGGGAGGTGGACATATTTACAGCGGTCAAACAAATACAGACCAGAAGACCGGAAATCATCACAAAACTG GAGGAGTACCAGCAGTGTTATAAACTGGTTGCCCGCCCTGCTTCCTCTGGGGGAATATATGCTaatctttaa